From Fusobacterium mortiferum ATCC 9817, a single genomic window includes:
- a CDS encoding CoB--CoM heterodisulfide reductase iron-sulfur subunit A family protein has protein sequence MQRVGVFVCWCGNNIAGTVDVEKVAEAAKDIPGVVYSMNYQYMCSEIGQTMLKDAIKEHNLTRVVVASCSPRMHETTFRNAAEKAGLNPYLVEIANIREHCSWVHKNKEEGTEKAISLVKAAVAKALLNTPLVSGESQVEKRALVIGGGIAGIQTALDIADAGYKVDIVEKQPSIGGKMAQLDKTFPTLDCSACILTPKMVDASMHPNITLHTYSEIEAVNGYVGNFTVSIRKKARYVDMDKCTGCGICVEKCPSRKATNEFEENLTNRGAIYKAFAQAVPNVPVIDTTQCIKMKTGKCGICEKLCMAKAIDFNQKDEIIEQKYGAIVVATGYDLIDLSKFGEYSYDHPNVITSLEFERLTNAAGPTHGKLLKLSDHTKPKKVVFVQCIGSRDTSDRGKPYCSKICCMYTAKHAMLLRDKYPDIEAYVFYIDVRTPGKNFDEFQRRAVEEYGVQYIKGMVGKVFPQGDKLMVNGVDALTGQTVIIDADMVVLAAATKAKDDTVALKRKLNVSTDTNNFFTEAHPKLKPVETASAGIYLAGACQGPKDIPETVAQASAAAAKAIILLSKDKLVTNPCVSAVNTDLCSGCGQCAEMCPYDAITLKMTDLNDHGKIIRKLVATVNEALCQGCGGCTVSCRPGAIDLKGFSNKQIMAEVDAICRL, from the coding sequence TTGCAAAGAGTTGGAGTTTTTGTATGCTGGTGTGGAAATAATATAGCAGGAACAGTAGATGTAGAAAAAGTTGCTGAAGCTGCTAAAGATATACCAGGTGTTGTATATTCAATGAATTATCAATATATGTGCTCTGAGATTGGGCAAACAATGTTAAAGGATGCAATCAAAGAACATAATTTAACTAGAGTAGTTGTTGCTTCTTGTTCTCCAAGAATGCATGAAACAACATTCCGTAATGCTGCTGAAAAAGCTGGATTAAATCCTTACCTTGTAGAGATAGCTAATATTAGAGAACATTGTTCATGGGTTCATAAAAATAAAGAGGAAGGAACAGAAAAAGCTATCTCTCTCGTAAAAGCAGCTGTTGCAAAAGCACTTTTGAATACACCACTTGTATCTGGAGAAAGTCAAGTAGAAAAAAGAGCTTTAGTTATAGGTGGAGGAATAGCTGGAATTCAAACTGCTCTTGATATTGCAGATGCTGGATACAAGGTTGATATTGTAGAAAAGCAACCAAGTATCGGTGGTAAAATGGCTCAGCTAGATAAAACTTTCCCTACATTAGACTGTTCTGCCTGCATTCTAACACCAAAAATGGTAGATGCTTCTATGCATCCTAATATCACTTTGCATACTTATAGTGAAATTGAAGCTGTAAATGGATATGTTGGAAATTTCACAGTTTCAATTAGAAAAAAAGCTAGATATGTAGATATGGATAAGTGTACAGGGTGTGGAATCTGTGTAGAAAAATGCCCTTCAAGAAAAGCTACAAATGAATTTGAAGAAAATTTAACAAATAGAGGAGCAATATATAAAGCTTTTGCTCAAGCAGTACCAAATGTTCCAGTAATTGATACAACTCAATGTATAAAAATGAAGACAGGCAAATGTGGTATTTGTGAAAAACTTTGTATGGCAAAGGCTATAGATTTCAATCAAAAAGATGAGATTATAGAGCAAAAATATGGTGCAATAGTAGTTGCTACTGGATATGATTTAATAGATCTTTCAAAATTTGGAGAATACAGTTATGATCATCCAAATGTAATTACTTCTCTAGAATTTGAAAGATTAACTAATGCTGCTGGACCTACTCATGGAAAACTTTTAAAACTTTCTGACCATACTAAACCTAAGAAAGTTGTCTTTGTTCAATGTATTGGTTCAAGAGATACTAGTGATAGAGGTAAACCTTACTGTTCTAAGATTTGTTGTATGTACACAGCTAAGCATGCAATGTTATTAAGAGATAAATATCCTGATATCGAGGCATACGTATTCTATATAGATGTAAGAACTCCAGGAAAAAACTTTGATGAATTCCAAAGAAGAGCAGTTGAAGAGTATGGAGTCCAATATATAAAAGGTATGGTAGGAAAAGTTTTCCCTCAAGGAGATAAACTTATGGTAAATGGAGTAGATGCTCTTACTGGTCAAACTGTTATAATAGATGCTGATATGGTAGTACTTGCCGCTGCTACTAAAGCTAAAGATGATACTGTAGCTTTAAAAAGAAAGCTTAATGTAAGTACAGATACAAATAATTTCTTTACAGAAGCCCATCCTAAATTAAAACCAGTTGAAACAGCTTCAGCAGGAATCTATTTAGCAGGAGCTTGTCAAGGACCTAAAGATATTCCTGAAACAGTAGCTCAAGCAAGTGCTGCAGCTGCAAAAGCTATAATTCTTTTAAGTAAGGACAAACTTGTAACTAACCCTTGCGTATCAGCAGTTAATACTGATTTATGTAGTGGTTGTGGACAATGTGCTGAAATGTGTCCTTATGATGCTATTACTTTAAAAATGACTGACTTAAATGACCATGGAAAAATTATAAGAAAACTTGTAGCAACAGTTAATGAAGCTCTTTGCCAAGGATGTGGAGGATGTACAGTATCTTGTCGTCCTGGAGCAATAGACTTGAAAGGATTTTCAAACAAACAAATTATGGCGGAGGTAGATGCAATATGTCGTCTATAG
- a CDS encoding 4Fe-4S dicluster domain-containing protein — MEREKKTFNKNKKDILLVEEISKEKVANCMQCGKCSASCPATDGMDILPHQIIRYLQMGDLESVKNSKTIWTCASCFNCASRCPRNVDLCKLMEAVRLTIIRKKDENKLKPEDVPKLMVDKKIPQQAFMSAFRKYSK; from the coding sequence TTGGAAAGAGAGAAAAAAACTTTTAATAAAAATAAAAAAGATATTCTTTTAGTAGAAGAAATAAGTAAAGAAAAAGTTGCAAATTGTATGCAATGTGGAAAATGTAGTGCTAGCTGTCCTGCTACTGATGGAATGGATATTCTTCCACATCAAATTATCAGATATCTTCAAATGGGAGATTTAGAATCTGTTAAAAATAGTAAAACTATTTGGACTTGTGCTTCTTGTTTTAACTGTGCATCTCGTTGTCCTAGAAATGTTGATTTATGTAAATTGATGGAAGCAGTAAGATTAACAATTATTAGAAAAAAAGATGAAAATAAACTAAAACCTGAAGATGTACCAAAGTTAATGGTGGATAAAAAAATCCCTCAACAAGCTTTTATGAGTGCATTTCGTAAATATAGCAAATAA